The following proteins are encoded in a genomic region of Alteromonadaceae bacterium 2753L.S.0a.02:
- a CDS encoding trk system potassium uptake protein TrkH — protein sequence MNNRSLTLFLLALPLGLMGSVQLLFAVISHYVFDDHEEVEFLTPALLLLACSLLLSLFKKRINTQSIGYRTALQYAVVTWVAMGLTGAIPIINVTGVSITDGVFESVSALTTTGATVLTGLDELPKSFLMYRQFLQWLGGLGVVIFVVAVLPMLNVGGMRLLKAETPGPIKDDKLTPRIANTAHHLWLVYVSITVLCAIAYYAGGMSAFDAIAHSFTTVSTGGFSTHDASMGYYNSARLLIISDIFMLAGAINFALHFRVWHSHRLFDYWRDEENRVFILVVLILTVIITWILWHSHQYSASSATLNTALFHVVSFITSTGYGAGSFTEWPFIATFLLVLAGYLGGCAGSTAGGTKFVRNILAVKYIGREMKRLVHNWGMFSIHYQGRAIENSVLNATMSFIFLTTVISLFLTLALMATDLDFWTSLTAVAACVNVLGPAFGELGSNFQPVSDTGTWVLSFAMILGRLEYFTVLALLSPKFWQR from the coding sequence ATGAACAACCGCTCTCTCACATTATTTCTACTGGCACTCCCATTGGGTTTGATGGGTTCGGTGCAGTTGCTGTTTGCGGTAATTTCTCATTATGTGTTTGACGATCATGAAGAAGTGGAATTTCTAACGCCGGCGTTATTGCTGCTGGCCTGTTCACTCCTGTTATCACTATTTAAAAAACGCATTAACACCCAGAGCATTGGTTATCGCACCGCATTGCAGTACGCGGTGGTTACCTGGGTGGCAATGGGTTTAACCGGAGCTATTCCCATTATTAATGTCACCGGTGTGTCGATTACAGATGGGGTATTTGAATCGGTGAGTGCGCTTACCACGACGGGTGCCACAGTACTCACTGGGCTGGATGAATTACCCAAGTCGTTTTTAATGTACCGCCAGTTTCTGCAGTGGCTGGGTGGCTTGGGTGTGGTGATTTTTGTGGTAGCGGTACTGCCCATGTTAAATGTTGGCGGAATGCGCTTACTCAAAGCCGAAACGCCAGGCCCCATAAAAGATGATAAGCTCACGCCGCGCATTGCCAACACGGCGCACCACTTGTGGTTGGTTTATGTGAGCATTACGGTGCTCTGTGCGATTGCCTATTACGCGGGAGGTATGTCGGCGTTCGATGCCATTGCCCACAGTTTTACCACGGTGAGTACCGGTGGCTTTTCGACGCACGATGCCAGCATGGGTTATTACAACAGTGCAAGGCTGTTGATTATTTCCGATATCTTTATGCTGGCCGGTGCGATTAATTTTGCGCTGCATTTTCGTGTTTGGCACTCACACCGGTTATTCGATTATTGGCGCGATGAAGAAAACCGTGTTTTTATATTAGTGGTGCTCATCTTAACGGTAATTATTACCTGGATACTGTGGCACAGTCACCAGTACAGTGCCTCCAGTGCGACCTTAAATACTGCGCTTTTTCATGTGGTGTCGTTTATCACCAGCACCGGCTACGGTGCCGGCAGTTTTACCGAGTGGCCCTTTATTGCGACTTTTTTACTGGTGCTGGCCGGTTATCTGGGTGGCTGTGCCGGTTCAACTGCCGGTGGAACCAAATTTGTGCGCAATATCCTCGCGGTAAAGTACATCGGCAGAGAGATGAAACGCCTGGTGCATAACTGGGGCATGTTTTCAATTCACTATCAGGGGCGGGCTATTGAAAACTCGGTACTTAATGCGACCATGTCGTTTATCTTCCTTACCACAGTAATAAGCCTTTTCTTGACGCTTGCTTTAATGGCCACCGATCTCGACTTCTGGACCTCACTCACTGCGGTCGCTGCTTGCGTAAACGTATTGGGCCCTGCTTTTGGTGAGCTGGGCAGCAATTTCCAGCCGGTTAGCGATACCGGAACCTGGGTGTTGAGCTTCGCGATGATTCTGGGGCGGCTCGAATATTTCACGGTATTAGCGCTGCTTTCTCCCAAGTTTTGGCAGCGTTAA
- a CDS encoding outer membrane receptor for ferrienterochelin and colicin, with protein MIDNKTYKSIGLLLMLQIAGSANADTNIFNLTLEQLLSVEVTSTSFVEETLLETSYSVSQVNAQEWRGLAVRNVGDLLNTLPSTIAPISLGQSRLIAIRGYLSTEPNTGTAVRLDGVPINKIREGGGQMALDGFDLSLLQSVELIRGPGSALHGNDAFHGVLSLEMLQAKQTQVRGHAELGTLDDAAVALQGNVVNGAHAVTLGAAQRSIGDMRQAYRYPDSATGEAQTGYRKNARESSNLLFKYRYEPGALSLETTVFLLDFKAQQLPGVGLTDFGNQGASDHSDYHDKMQFLKLGGTHRPHKNRRLELFSYYWQYQDEYHIDLTNLALLGYDYKTWREESHWGLQFHDTLTFAKHSDFTWGYEYKSDRLDDISQWENPPASNNRGVAGAGYHRDLHSFLVDGHQQLNGSGLQLAYGVRWDNYNDFDQQLTPRVALSQAFAQRHRLHVSYGEGFRAPSVYEIKGNAQVRENPQLKPEKLQSLDLKYSYEGPRLVHLLTAFRNRWQEAIQPVRAADNDNFSVRFENAGESSSWGLEYEVRGHWRNLQTEFYISYIRDKGDEEPRYYIPFPHWLAGLQLGYQFTSDLILYCNNRYAYLPEVSHDGLRAMAGDNYMRTDVVLNWEIGTAWDLDFVVRNIFDREQSYYRLERQVDGYRDESQNFSVRLRYAF; from the coding sequence ATGATCGATAATAAAACCTATAAATCGATTGGCCTCCTGTTGATGTTGCAGATAGCAGGCTCAGCCAATGCCGATACCAATATCTTCAATTTAACGCTAGAGCAACTGCTTTCAGTTGAAGTGACCAGCACTTCCTTCGTGGAAGAAACTCTGCTGGAAACCAGTTACAGCGTGTCACAGGTTAATGCGCAGGAATGGCGGGGCCTGGCGGTGCGCAATGTCGGCGATCTGTTAAATACTCTGCCTTCCACAATTGCGCCCATTAGTTTGGGGCAATCTCGGCTTATCGCTATTCGCGGTTATTTGAGCACTGAACCAAATACGGGCACGGCGGTTCGACTCGATGGGGTGCCTATAAATAAGATCAGGGAGGGCGGCGGCCAGATGGCTCTGGATGGCTTCGACCTGTCTCTGCTGCAGTCTGTTGAACTGATCCGCGGCCCTGGTTCCGCATTGCATGGCAACGATGCATTTCATGGTGTGCTCAGCCTGGAAATGCTGCAAGCCAAGCAAACACAAGTCCGCGGCCATGCGGAGCTGGGTACCTTGGATGATGCCGCTGTTGCCTTACAGGGGAATGTGGTTAACGGCGCTCATGCAGTAACGCTGGGCGCGGCACAGCGTTCTATTGGCGATATGAGGCAGGCTTATCGTTACCCCGATTCGGCAACGGGGGAAGCGCAAACCGGGTATCGTAAAAACGCCAGAGAGAGCAGCAATCTATTATTTAAATACCGATATGAACCCGGTGCCCTCTCGCTTGAAACGACGGTATTTTTATTGGATTTTAAGGCGCAACAACTGCCTGGTGTGGGTTTAACAGATTTCGGTAATCAGGGTGCCAGTGATCATTCGGACTATCACGATAAGATGCAATTCTTAAAATTGGGTGGTACCCATCGCCCACACAAAAATCGTCGCTTGGAGCTCTTCAGCTATTACTGGCAATACCAGGACGAGTATCACATCGATCTAACGAATCTGGCTTTACTGGGCTACGACTACAAAACCTGGCGGGAGGAATCTCACTGGGGGCTGCAATTCCACGATACGCTTACCTTTGCCAAACACAGCGATTTCACCTGGGGCTACGAGTATAAAAGTGATCGACTGGATGATATCAGCCAGTGGGAAAATCCTCCCGCAAGTAATAACCGAGGCGTGGCAGGTGCCGGCTATCATCGCGATCTGCACAGCTTTTTAGTAGACGGACACCAGCAACTTAATGGTTCTGGTTTGCAGCTGGCGTACGGCGTGCGTTGGGATAACTATAACGATTTCGACCAACAACTGACGCCGCGCGTCGCCTTGTCTCAAGCTTTTGCGCAACGCCACCGTTTACATGTTTCTTACGGTGAAGGATTCCGTGCACCCTCGGTTTATGAGATTAAAGGTAATGCTCAAGTACGCGAGAACCCGCAATTAAAACCCGAAAAGCTGCAAAGTTTGGATCTGAAATACAGTTACGAAGGGCCGCGCCTGGTACATCTACTTACAGCATTTCGCAACCGTTGGCAGGAAGCCATCCAGCCAGTGCGAGCAGCCGATAACGACAATTTTAGTGTGCGTTTCGAAAATGCCGGCGAGAGTTCTTCATGGGGCCTGGAATATGAAGTGCGCGGTCATTGGCGAAATTTGCAGACGGAATTTTATATTTCCTACATCCGTGACAAAGGCGATGAAGAGCCGCGCTACTATATTCCCTTCCCACACTGGTTGGCGGGCCTGCAGCTCGGTTATCAATTTACTTCCGATCTAATTCTCTACTGCAATAATCGATACGCGTATTTGCCGGAGGTTTCTCATGATGGTTTGCGAGCGATGGCTGGCGATAATTATATGCGCACAGATGTGGTTTTAAATTGGGAAATAGGCACTGCGTGGGATCTCGATTTTGTTGTGCGCAATATATTTGATCGCGAGCAGAGCTATTATCGTCTCGAGCGTCAAGTAGACGGTTATCGGGATGAGAGCCAAAATTTTTCAGTGCGGCTGCGCTACGCTTTTTAA
- a CDS encoding assimilatory nitrate reductase catalytic subunit: protein MSDSNIITHTANTAQHQTTCCYCGVGCGVTAEVADNQVTGVSGNQQHPANYGRLCVKGSALHQTSESPDRLLTPLVYGQPTDWDSALDYAAGKFKHIVAQHGPNAVAFYLSGQLLTEDYYVANKLMKGFIGTANVDTNSRLCMAAATIAHKKAFGFDTVPGCYEDLEIADLLVLVGSNTAYAHPVIYQRIAKAKAERPNMKVVVIDPRRTATCDIADLHLPLRAGADAFLFNGLLAYLAEYNGIDQQFIAKHCEGYEATLLAARTQVPNVQHAATVCDLSVEKLQQFYDWFLKTDKVATLFSQGINQSSSGVDKGSAIINCHLASGKIGKPGATPFSITGQPNAMGGREVGGLANQLAAHMGYDNPENIERVARFWQAENMAQKEGLKAVEMFKAIHRGEIKAVWIMATNPVVSMPDANFIREALGKCELVIVSECIANTDTAKLAQVVLPSTTWSEKHGMVTNSERCMSLQKGIVAAPGAALHDWDIVCRFARKMGFNKGFNYQHPVEIFREHAALSGYENNGTRDFDISHYENISTEDYENFRPVQWPVKTGCEQGTARMFGDGKFFTPSQCAQLIPITAQFPKKPPRENQLIMNTGRIRDQWHTMSRTGNAAKLMGHIDEPFIDIHPHDARRFKLKEGELAVLENLNTRYFGRVKLNDGQRQGECFVPMHWNERFASSSRADALVNAITDPLCGQPEFKHSPVTVSAYNPIWQGFLHSTEELTPDTEYWCKILLDKGVKYRLAEKKERDWMAWLKTLFPAIRDWVDIRDSHHAFYTAAGFNEGRLAVALHVARDKHELAENRWLDDKLGEVCTLNDRFAVLAGHGGSGVEDIGNIVCSCYQIGEKQIQKAIQNGCGSAVELGEKLKCGTNCGSCIPELNSLVANFAGDLNPAASDA, encoded by the coding sequence ATGAGCGACTCAAACATTATTACTCACACAGCAAACACTGCGCAGCACCAAACCACTTGCTGCTACTGCGGCGTGGGTTGCGGTGTAACTGCCGAAGTGGCAGATAATCAGGTCACTGGCGTTTCCGGCAACCAACAACACCCGGCAAACTACGGTCGACTCTGCGTAAAAGGTTCGGCGCTGCATCAAACCAGCGAATCACCCGATCGCCTGTTAACACCGCTGGTTTATGGGCAGCCCACTGACTGGGATAGTGCGCTGGATTATGCTGCCGGGAAATTCAAACATATCGTGGCGCAGCACGGCCCCAATGCAGTCGCGTTTTATCTGTCCGGGCAATTGCTTACGGAAGACTACTACGTTGCCAACAAGTTGATGAAAGGCTTCATCGGCACCGCCAACGTTGATACCAACTCTCGTTTATGCATGGCCGCAGCCACTATCGCCCATAAAAAAGCTTTTGGCTTCGACACTGTTCCCGGGTGCTACGAAGATTTAGAGATCGCCGATTTGCTGGTGTTGGTGGGCTCCAACACCGCCTACGCGCACCCGGTGATCTATCAACGCATTGCCAAAGCCAAAGCAGAACGCCCCAACATGAAAGTTGTGGTGATTGACCCACGTCGCACGGCCACCTGTGATATTGCCGATTTGCATTTACCACTGCGCGCCGGTGCCGATGCATTTTTATTCAACGGCCTACTCGCCTATCTGGCGGAATACAACGGTATTGACCAGCAATTTATTGCTAAGCATTGCGAGGGCTATGAAGCGACCCTGCTCGCGGCCAGAACCCAAGTGCCCAATGTGCAACACGCTGCCACCGTGTGCGATTTATCGGTGGAAAAGTTGCAACAGTTTTACGACTGGTTTTTGAAAACCGATAAAGTCGCAACACTGTTCTCCCAGGGCATTAATCAATCGTCTTCGGGCGTAGATAAAGGCAGCGCCATTATTAATTGCCATTTGGCGAGCGGTAAAATCGGCAAGCCGGGCGCCACGCCTTTTTCCATTACAGGACAACCCAATGCCATGGGTGGTCGCGAAGTGGGCGGTCTTGCCAATCAGTTAGCGGCCCATATGGGTTATGACAACCCGGAGAATATCGAGCGCGTTGCACGCTTCTGGCAAGCGGAAAATATGGCGCAAAAAGAAGGCTTAAAAGCGGTGGAAATGTTTAAGGCGATTCACCGTGGCGAGATTAAAGCCGTGTGGATTATGGCCACCAACCCAGTGGTGAGCATGCCCGATGCCAATTTTATTCGCGAGGCTCTCGGTAAATGCGAACTGGTAATCGTAAGCGAATGTATAGCCAACACCGACACCGCAAAACTCGCCCAGGTGGTACTTCCCTCCACAACCTGGAGTGAAAAACACGGCATGGTGACCAATTCTGAACGCTGCATGTCGCTCCAAAAAGGTATCGTGGCTGCACCTGGTGCTGCCCTGCACGATTGGGATATCGTATGTCGCTTCGCACGTAAAATGGGTTTCAATAAGGGTTTCAATTACCAACACCCGGTGGAAATTTTTCGCGAACATGCGGCACTTTCCGGTTACGAAAATAACGGCACTCGTGACTTTGATATTTCCCACTACGAAAACATTTCGACCGAGGATTACGAAAACTTTCGACCCGTTCAGTGGCCGGTAAAAACCGGCTGCGAACAGGGTACTGCGCGCATGTTTGGCGACGGCAAATTTTTTACACCCAGCCAGTGCGCGCAACTGATTCCAATAACGGCACAATTTCCCAAAAAACCGCCCCGTGAAAACCAGTTGATTATGAATACCGGGCGCATCCGTGATCAATGGCACACCATGAGCCGCACGGGCAATGCCGCAAAACTTATGGGTCACATTGACGAGCCCTTTATCGATATTCACCCGCACGACGCACGCAGATTCAAACTGAAAGAGGGCGAATTGGCGGTGCTTGAAAACCTCAACACCCGTTATTTTGGTCGCGTGAAACTGAACGATGGCCAGCGACAGGGCGAGTGTTTTGTGCCCATGCATTGGAACGAACGTTTCGCCAGCAGCAGTCGCGCCGATGCGTTGGTAAATGCCATTACCGATCCGCTGTGCGGCCAACCGGAGTTCAAACATTCACCCGTAACGGTGAGCGCGTACAACCCTATTTGGCAGGGTTTCCTGCACAGCACCGAAGAACTCACCCCAGATACCGAGTACTGGTGCAAAATACTCCTCGATAAGGGCGTTAAATATCGCCTGGCTGAGAAAAAAGAGCGCGACTGGATGGCATGGCTGAAAACACTTTTCCCAGCTATTCGCGATTGGGTTGATATTCGCGATTCACACCATGCGTTTTACACTGCAGCCGGTTTTAATGAGGGCAGACTCGCCGTAGCACTTCACGTTGCGCGCGATAAACACGAGTTAGCGGAAAACCGCTGGCTCGATGACAAACTCGGCGAGGTTTGCACCCTCAACGACCGCTTCGCTGTTTTGGCAGGACATGGCGGCAGCGGCGTGGAAGACATCGGTAACATTGTGTGCTCCTGCTACCAAATTGGCGAAAAGCAAATTCAAAAGGCGATTCAAAACGGCTGTGGTAGTGCCGTAGAACTGGGGGAGAAGCTCAAATGCGGTACCAATTGCGGTTCCTGTATTCCTGAGTTAAACAGCCTGGTGGCAAACTTTGCAGGTGACTTAAACCCTGCCGCTTCAGACGCCTAA
- a CDS encoding nitrite reductase (NADH) large subunit produces the protein MVQVLENKPRLVIVGNGMATGRLLDEIVKREPTKFTISVVGDEPEGSYNRIMLSPVLAGETERNSIIHKDPSWFSSAGIRFVAGRRGTKILCNRNRLLLDNGEHLDYDHLIIATGSRPARIPAANQQLNNIYAFRTLVDVDTILAASSKARTALVVGGGLLGLEAAYGLAQKGLQVTLVHRSGWPLNRQLDATAGGMLREVMEAKNIQFELNAEVSGFVGEHKLQAAQLNNGRTINCDIAVIATGITPNSELGSDSGLECGRGIQVDAHLTSSVSNISAIGECCEFEGETFGLVEPIWHQCVTLADWLCLAKSTPFNNPQVATKLKVSGVQLYSAGEFITRAEHREIVHCDPQHRVYRKLLMNNNSLCGVVLFGDTRDGAEYFDLLQKQHNLPHSLAAITLGKSFQSLALVTQQPQAVVNQ, from the coding sequence ATGGTACAGGTGTTGGAAAACAAACCGCGACTCGTGATAGTTGGCAATGGCATGGCGACAGGGCGTCTACTGGACGAAATCGTTAAACGCGAGCCCACCAAGTTCACCATAAGCGTGGTAGGCGACGAGCCCGAAGGCAGCTATAACCGCATTATGCTGTCACCGGTTCTTGCCGGGGAGACCGAACGCAACAGCATCATTCACAAAGATCCAAGTTGGTTCAGCAGCGCGGGTATTCGTTTCGTTGCCGGGCGCCGCGGCACAAAAATTCTCTGCAATCGCAACCGCTTGCTGCTCGACAACGGTGAACACCTCGATTACGACCACTTGATTATTGCCACAGGGTCGCGCCCCGCGCGCATCCCAGCGGCAAACCAACAGCTCAACAACATCTATGCATTTCGCACCTTAGTGGATGTCGACACAATTCTCGCAGCCAGCAGTAAGGCTCGCACCGCGTTGGTAGTTGGGGGCGGTTTGCTGGGCTTGGAAGCGGCCTACGGGCTCGCCCAAAAAGGCCTGCAGGTCACTCTGGTACACCGCAGCGGATGGCCGCTGAACCGCCAGTTAGACGCTACCGCTGGCGGCATGTTGCGCGAAGTTATGGAAGCTAAAAACATTCAGTTTGAATTGAATGCTGAAGTAAGCGGCTTTGTGGGTGAGCACAAACTACAGGCGGCACAATTGAACAACGGCCGCACAATCAACTGTGACATTGCAGTAATCGCCACCGGTATTACCCCGAACAGCGAACTGGGCAGCGACAGCGGCCTCGAGTGCGGGCGCGGTATTCAAGTGGACGCCCATCTCACAAGCTCCGTGAGCAACATCAGTGCTATTGGCGAATGTTGTGAGTTTGAAGGCGAAACTTTCGGCCTGGTCGAGCCTATTTGGCACCAATGCGTCACCCTTGCAGACTGGCTATGTCTCGCAAAATCCACCCCTTTCAACAATCCACAGGTGGCCACCAAGCTTAAAGTTTCCGGCGTGCAACTCTATTCTGCTGGCGAGTTCATCACCCGTGCAGAGCACCGCGAAATTGTGCACTGCGACCCGCAGCACAGGGTGTACCGCAAGCTGTTAATGAACAACAACTCCTTGTGTGGTGTGGTGCTGTTTGGCGATACCCGTGACGGCGCCGAGTATTTCGATTTACTGCAAAAGCAACACAACCTGCCTCATTCCCTTGCTGCCATCACACTGGGTAAAAGTTTTCAAAGCCTGGCACTGGTAACGCAGCAACCTCAAGCGGTGGTTAACCAATGA
- a CDS encoding DNA-binding transcriptional LysR family regulator, producing MDLRTLTLFCDVAELGSFAEAARKQRRDPSQVSRIIAGLEQQLALRLFTRSTRRLSLTEAGERYLLRVRPILDELSAAEEEARQLTQVPSGRLRLTASTAFGQVWLLPRLGEFYRRYPDINLDIVLSDENLDLIAADIDLAIRLAPSLQSHLVGRQLLQTRYRVVASPHYLAHNARLHKPEDITQHNCVVLNLANYRSRWLFKQLGQTPLEIKIQSRMLVSNALALRECLLQGIGPGLVAEWVIAEELANGELQDIFPDWQISATDFNTGAWLLYPSRQYLPQKTRVMIEYLLNQQ from the coding sequence ATGGATCTACGAACCCTCACTCTATTCTGTGATGTTGCCGAGCTGGGCAGCTTTGCAGAGGCCGCCCGCAAGCAGCGGCGCGATCCCTCCCAGGTGTCCCGTATTATCGCCGGGCTGGAGCAGCAACTGGCATTGCGGCTGTTTACCCGCAGCACACGGCGCCTGTCGCTTACCGAGGCCGGTGAGCGCTACCTACTGCGCGTACGCCCCATTCTCGATGAACTCTCCGCAGCCGAAGAAGAAGCGCGTCAGCTCACCCAAGTTCCCAGTGGCCGCTTACGCCTAACCGCTTCCACCGCTTTTGGCCAAGTGTGGCTATTGCCCAGGCTCGGTGAATTTTATCGTCGCTACCCTGACATCAATCTCGACATTGTTCTCAGCGATGAAAACCTGGATTTAATCGCCGCCGATATCGATTTGGCCATCCGCCTCGCACCCAGCCTGCAATCACACCTTGTCGGCCGGCAATTGCTGCAAACCCGTTATCGGGTAGTTGCCAGCCCCCACTATCTCGCACACAATGCCCGCCTTCATAAACCTGAAGACATTACTCAGCATAATTGCGTGGTGCTCAACCTTGCGAACTACCGTTCGCGCTGGTTGTTCAAGCAGCTGGGCCAAACCCCGCTGGAAATTAAAATTCAATCGCGCATGCTGGTATCTAATGCCTTGGCATTGCGGGAATGCTTATTACAAGGTATTGGTCCTGGCCTAGTGGCCGAGTGGGTGATCGCTGAGGAACTGGCGAACGGAGAACTCCAGGATATCTTCCCGGATTGGCAAATAAGCGCCACCGATTTTAATACCGGTGCCTGGTTGTTATACCCTTCACGGCAATACCTGCCGCAAAAAACGCGGGTCATGATTGAGTATTTGTTAAACCAGCAATAA
- a CDS encoding outer membrane cobalamin receptor, with amino-acid sequence MRIALLALLLVSISNVSLAQQNELFSMSLEQLIHVQVKSTALVEEPLAHTSYSVTPSHRDDWERLGVRNLGELLNRMPSTVANIGRGASRVVAVRGYLDADPSAGIAVRFDGVPINKIREFGGTMALDGFDLNLLQSSELIRGPGSSLHGNAAFHGVLSLETLDPKGSGGHASVAFGSFDYSAAALTGNMSRAGSDLTLGMAYRNIGDVDQAYSYVDNNTGDPGVSARRNARKNSNLLAKYRHTSGAFNWHATIYGQKFDAQELVGAGTSGLGDHGPKDKTDYSDDMQLSKLGAEYAANDNSHVNAMMFYWQYQDRFHIDVTNLASIAQEYVTQREESHRGVQLHHTLDFGENQYLTYGYEYLVSRFEKFTRQERNPGEDWGDAFKLPGPGFERELHSVVVDGRQAVGNKGLLLSYGLRWDHYSDFSDQYTPRFGLSQALSKNQILHLTYGEGFRAPLLYERFRSGPVAANPNLEPERLKSIELKYTLATTTLFHNLTLFYNEWNETIEPYILETPINGAIVQFTNLGRSTAQGAEYQITGRWQSWLVEAAASYVHDKNETSGETYTRFPQWLADFNVGYQISSQWQLNCVNRYMIYENYLTNSGNSVNPDDYFRTDIVMNWANTFNWRLGVAIRNIFNRDNYVQYTDGRPEGLQDESRNVSAQVSYSF; translated from the coding sequence ATGCGCATCGCACTGCTCGCGCTATTACTTGTCAGCATTTCCAATGTGTCATTGGCGCAGCAGAATGAGTTGTTTTCCATGAGCCTCGAACAACTCATTCACGTTCAAGTTAAGAGCACGGCTTTGGTGGAAGAACCGCTTGCTCATACCAGTTACAGTGTGACGCCCTCCCACCGCGATGATTGGGAGCGCTTGGGCGTGCGCAATCTGGGTGAATTGCTCAATCGTATGCCCTCTACCGTCGCCAACATTGGACGGGGTGCATCGCGCGTGGTCGCTGTGCGAGGCTATCTTGATGCCGACCCCAGTGCTGGCATTGCGGTCAGGTTTGATGGCGTACCGATCAATAAAATACGTGAGTTCGGCGGCACCATGGCTTTAGACGGGTTCGATTTGAACCTGTTGCAGTCCTCCGAATTAATTCGTGGCCCCGGTTCATCATTACATGGCAATGCTGCATTTCACGGAGTTTTAAGCCTGGAAACACTCGACCCGAAAGGTAGCGGAGGACACGCCAGCGTCGCATTTGGGTCGTTTGATTATTCCGCAGCTGCGCTGACCGGCAACATGAGTCGCGCTGGCAGCGACCTTACCCTGGGTATGGCGTATCGCAATATCGGCGATGTTGATCAAGCCTACAGCTACGTCGATAACAACACTGGTGATCCGGGAGTCAGTGCGCGTCGCAACGCGCGAAAAAATTCTAACCTACTCGCAAAATATCGCCATACCTCGGGAGCCTTCAACTGGCACGCGACAATTTATGGTCAGAAATTTGATGCGCAAGAACTTGTGGGTGCAGGCACCTCGGGGCTTGGCGACCATGGGCCCAAGGATAAAACCGATTACAGCGACGATATGCAATTGTCAAAACTGGGGGCCGAATACGCTGCGAACGACAACAGTCATGTTAACGCCATGATGTTTTATTGGCAGTACCAGGATCGTTTTCACATTGATGTCACTAACCTGGCGAGTATTGCGCAAGAATACGTAACACAACGCGAAGAAAGTCACAGGGGCGTGCAGCTGCATCACACCCTCGATTTTGGTGAAAACCAATATTTAACTTACGGTTATGAATATTTAGTATCGCGTTTTGAAAAATTTACCCGCCAGGAAAGAAACCCGGGTGAAGACTGGGGAGACGCCTTTAAGCTGCCCGGCCCCGGGTTTGAGAGAGAATTGCACAGCGTGGTGGTCGATGGTCGCCAAGCTGTGGGCAACAAAGGTCTGTTGTTAAGTTATGGCTTGCGCTGGGATCACTACAGCGATTTCAGCGATCAGTACACGCCACGTTTCGGTTTGTCACAAGCGCTTTCAAAAAATCAAATTTTACATCTCACCTACGGTGAGGGTTTCCGGGCGCCTTTGTTGTACGAACGATTCCGCAGTGGCCCTGTTGCCGCCAATCCCAATCTTGAACCCGAACGCTTAAAAAGTATTGAACTGAAATACACCCTTGCAACGACAACCCTCTTTCACAATCTTACTTTGTTTTACAACGAGTGGAACGAAACCATAGAACCCTACATTTTGGAAACACCTATTAATGGTGCCATTGTTCAGTTTACCAATCTGGGTCGTAGCACTGCGCAAGGTGCCGAGTACCAGATTACCGGCCGTTGGCAAAGTTGGTTAGTCGAAGCAGCAGCGAGCTATGTGCACGATAAAAACGAAACTTCAGGTGAAACCTACACGCGCTTTCCGCAGTGGTTGGCAGATTTTAACGTGGGGTATCAAATCTCCAGCCAATGGCAATTAAACTGTGTTAACCGATATATGATTTACGAAAATTACCTCACAAATTCAGGAAATTCTGTTAATCCTGATGATTATTTTCGAACAGATATTGTGATGAACTGGGCGAATACATTTAACTGGAGGTTAGGCGTAGCAATCCGCAATATTTTCAACCGCGACAATTACGTGCAATATACTGACGGCCGACCGGAGGGCTTGCAAGATGAAAGCCGTAATGTGTCAGCTCAGGTCAGTTATTCTTTTTAA